One region of Desulfobacterales bacterium genomic DNA includes:
- the rimM gene encoding ribosome maturation factor RimM (Essential for efficient processing of 16S rRNA) produces MTRGRGTGPPDHLRVGKVLKAQGIKGELKVSSLIHGPDNFKSYSRIILRHPQTGEHREFTLLGSRSRNRNAILALAGVTSRNESEALAGLEVWVNRAELPPLEPGKFYQHEVQGFLAITEDGRELGTVTGLINTKAHDILVIRGRDREYLVPLREEMVRFSRDRQQTLVITPLPGLLDMND; encoded by the coding sequence ATGACCCGGGGACGTGGGACCGGCCCGCCGGACCACCTGCGGGTGGGCAAGGTGCTCAAGGCCCAGGGGATCAAGGGCGAACTCAAGGTTTCTTCCTTGATCCACGGCCCGGATAATTTCAAGTCCTACAGCAGAATAATACTCCGGCATCCGCAGACCGGTGAACACCGCGAATTTACCCTGCTCGGCAGCAGAAGCCGGAACCGGAACGCGATCCTTGCCCTGGCCGGGGTGACCAGCCGGAACGAGTCCGAGGCCCTGGCCGGTCTGGAGGTGTGGGTGAACCGGGCCGAGCTGCCGCCATTGGAACCCGGAAAGTTTTACCAACATGAGGTTCAGGGATTTCTGGCAATAACCGAGGACGGGCGGGAACTGGGCACGGTGACCGGGCTTATCAATACCAAGGCCCATGATATCCTGGTGATCCGCGGCCGAGACCGGGAGTATCTGGTGCCGCTCCGGGAGGAGATGGTCCGTTTCAGCCGGGACCGGCAACAGACCCTGGTGATTACGCCGCTTCCTGGGCTGCTCGACATGAACGACTGA
- a CDS encoding KH domain-containing protein, with product MKELIDYIATALVDQPGAVQVNEKEQEDLVLVELTVAKEDLGKVIGKQGRTARAMRSLLAATAAGRAGNKRTRLEIME from the coding sequence ATGAAGGAACTGATTGATTATATTGCCACCGCTCTGGTTGATCAGCCCGGGGCGGTTCAGGTCAATGAGAAGGAACAGGAGGACCTGGTCCTGGTCGAACTGACCGTTGCCAAGGAGGACCTGGGAAAGGTTATCGGCAAGCAGGGGCGGACGGCCCGGGCCATGCGCTCGTTGCTGGCCGCGACCGCGGCCGGCCGGGCCGGAAACAAGCGGACCCGGCTGGAGATCATGGAATAG
- the rpsP gene encoding 30S ribosomal protein S16, translating to MSVKIRLTRLGRKKMPFYRIVVADVEAKRDGKFLDIVGTYDPLKDPAEVVFNREKLDSWMARGAIPTTTVKSLIRKHRKAEAVEAA from the coding sequence ATGTCAGTAAAGATCAGGTTAACAAGGCTGGGCCGGAAGAAAATGCCCTTTTATCGTATCGTGGTCGCGGATGTCGAGGCCAAACGGGACGGCAAGTTCCTTGATATCGTCGGCACCTATGATCCGCTCAAGGACCCGGCCGAGGTGGTTTTCAACCGGGAGAAGCTCGATTCCTGGATGGCCAGGGGCGCCATTCCCACCACCACGGTAAAGAGTCTGATCCGCAAACATCGCAAGGCCGAGGCTGTGGAGGCCGCATAG